Genomic DNA from Planctomycetota bacterium:
CCCGCGATATCCGCCGGTTCCATGTGCCCGACGATGTCCGCCGCCCGCTCGTCATTCACCGCCTCGAGCAGCAACGCACCATCCGCATCCGGCAGGTCCGACACCGCCTCGGCCACCTCGTGAGCCGGGTCGTTTTCCGGGTCGACGTCAAGCGACGACATGCCTCGGTCTAACGATGGGGGGACGGTCAAAAGTTCCGTCTCATGATTGGGCATATTGCCGGTAGCAATCTCGCGCCGCGATTCGCGTTGCGGGCCGTGGAGGTCATCGGGCATACGCCATCATACATTCATGACCGGTATCATGGCGGCATGCAGCTGCGTGCCATGACGCCGACGGACCTAGGCGAACTCGCCGAGATCGATGCGACGATCGAGTCTGACGCGTACCTGCATCTGCAGCGCGACGGCGAGGGGTTGTCGGCGACGTGGTCGGTCGAGCCGCGCGACCTGCGGGAGAAGCTGGTCAAGTCCAACATGCCCGGCGACGAGTTGGAGTTCACCTACAAACAGATCGTCGCCGGCGTGATGGAAGGGATGGCCTGGTGTGCCGAGCACGAGGGCATGCCGGTCGCGACGTTGCTTGCCGAGCCGCGACCCGAGCGAGGGCTGCTGGAGATCGTCGACCTGCGGACCGACTACGACCACCGCCGACAAGGATTGGCGTCGGCGCTGCTCTTCCGAACCGTCGCCGCCGCGCGAGACGCGGAGCACCGTGCGCTCTTTGCCTCGACGGCGGCCAACATGCAATCGGCCAACGCCCTGCTCGCCAAGCTCGGCTTCGAACTCGCCGGCCTCGACGAGATGCGCCACACCAACCACGACGTCGTCAAGGAGCAAGCGACGCTCTTCTGGTACCTCGCGTTGACGGATTGACGTGTTACGACGCCGACCGCCCGCCCTGCAGCAGCCCAAGCGGATCCGCTCGTGCGACGCGGATCGCCGGGATCATGGCGGCAAACACGCTGACCGCCATCACAACGCCGATACCGATCGCGATGAGTTCCCAGGGGAACGACAGCGGCGGCACGAAGCCGATGACCATCTGCGTCACCCGGCGCCCGTTGGTGGCGATGAGACCGCCGCAGGTAAGCCCGAGGATCACCGCGACGACGCCGAGCAGCGCCGCCTCCGCCACGACGAGCTTGAGCAACCCCCCGCGTGTCACGCCCAGCGAGCGGAGCAACCCGAACTGCCAACGCCGGCTGCGAACCGATGCGAGGATCGTGTTCGTCACACCCAGCGCCGCGACGAACATCGCCGCCCAGGCGACGGTCGTTGCAAGGAGCATGATGCGTGCGAAGGTGCCGGTGATCGTTTCCTTGATCGCACGTACATCGGCGATGTTCGCCCGCAGTCGCCCCACCGAGCGTCGCAGGCTCTGAACGGCGACTTCACGCTCGACGCCGGGCTGCAGGTTAACCGCCAGGATGCGCGCCCGATCTTCCTTGAAGATGTTTCGCGCATCGTTGGCGGAGCCGAAGATGCACGCGGCGGCCTGCTGCTCGAACTGGCCCCGCATGTCGAACGTCGCGACGATCACGTCGATGCCCGGCGAACGCACGACCCCGGCAACGATGAAGTCGACCGGCCCCTCCTCGGTCGCCAACTCGAACACGTCACCGACGCCAAGCCCCTTGAGCCGGCGGAACTCCTCCGTGACCAGCACATGCCCGTCCTGCTCGAGCATGACCCGGGCGTCGGCCTCGTTGCCTTCGACGAAGTCGAGTTGGAGCATGTCCAACATCGGCCCGGGCTCGCAACCGACGAACGTGGTGTTCTCCGGCATCCGCAAGCCCGCCAACGCGAACGGCAGATCCGGCAGGTTTGGTGAGAGCAGATAGATCGGCAGCACCGCCGGGGCACCGTCGTCACGCACGCCGATCTCGGGTAGTGCGGCAATCTGCTCGACCTGCTCGTCCTCGAACGCCACGGTGCGGGTGAGCGTGTACACGAAAACATCGGGAAACCCGTCGGGCAACTGCCAGCTACGCAGCGCGCTGCCGCCCTGGATCTGCATCACAACCAGCACGGACAGCCCGACCATCAAGCCGCTCGCGGTACCGGCGGCCCGCCAGACGCTGCCGGTGAGTTGCTGGCGAAGCAGTTCGAAATCTCGACGGAACACGCCGGCGAAGATCATGCCCAGCCCGCAGGTCACGCCAAAAAACGCCGGTATCGCAATGACGACGCCCAGTAACGCCGCCGCCGTGTCGAAGGCGATCATCCGCATGAGCAACCAACCACCAGCCAAGCTCAAGGCGATCAGAAGCACCCCGATGATCGGCATCAATGCATGTCGTCGGCCGAGATTGACACCGATGTTGGCGGTCCGCTCCACACCCCAGACGAACGCCGGTGCGACGAGGAAAAATCCGAACATCAGCGCGGGCAAACCAAGCACCAAGTGCCCGTAAAACCGCACTTCCTTCTCGTACGCCGACGCCAGTCCGAACGCGGTGATGATCGGGTTGCCGTCCGGGCTGAACAATAGGAATGAATCAAATCCGGCCAGAACCAGGCCGAGCACGACCAACCCCCACGGCATCCGCAACTCGCCCGATGCCGACGGAGCCATGGCTTCGAGCGGGTCCAGCCGCATGGCCCGAAGCGCCGGCAACACCGCTGCCACCACGCCGGCCAACGTCATGCCCACCGCCGCCGCGGCGATGCCGATCCAACTCAGCACCACGCCCTCGCTCATCACGTCGGAAAAGGCCCAGGCGATTCCTTCCAGCCCGACAATGCC
This window encodes:
- a CDS encoding GNAT family N-acetyltransferase: MQLRAMTPTDLGELAEIDATIESDAYLHLQRDGEGLSATWSVEPRDLREKLVKSNMPGDELEFTYKQIVAGVMEGMAWCAEHEGMPVATLLAEPRPERGLLEIVDLRTDYDHRRQGLASALLFRTVAAARDAEHRALFASTAANMQSANALLAKLGFELAGLDEMRHTNHDVVKEQATLFWYLALTD
- a CDS encoding ABC transporter permease produces the protein MGLTLSLIYRHALARKVRTVLTVLAVALSVALVVGVTSGYKSMEASARALLLEMMGSEDIRVQPTRLYDGLLPASLPRELLDHPDFGGDLASALGRLKLTQTVESKETAVRADVVGLRPDDDKAAGLPVSYSVFEDIPKGSNDGRIKFSAPDAREAYVDVGLANNGLEPNDELLIPVGDELVPFRVVGYVHKPAIVALAIRTAYVPLGALQGPNEEVSEVLINLKPGRDVESVAAKLQAHLGEKLEVRVLRADREELDKNLRSTELLSVLGGSVAMVAGTFIVFTTLSMGVAERQRTLAMLRAIGAERRQVGALVIVEGVVLGFVGVVLGIPLGIVGLEGIAWAFSDVMSEGVVLSWIGIAAAAVGMTLAGVVAAVLPALRAMRLDPLEAMAPSASGELRMPWGLVVLGLVLAGFDSFLLFSPDGNPIITAFGLASAYEKEVRFYGHLVLGLPALMFGFFLVAPAFVWGVERTANIGVNLGRRHALMPIIGVLLIALSLAGGWLLMRMIAFDTAAALLGVVIAIPAFFGVTCGLGMIFAGVFRRDFELLRQQLTGSVWRAAGTASGLMVGLSVLVVMQIQGGSALRSWQLPDGFPDVFVYTLTRTVAFEDEQVEQIAALPEIGVRDDGAPAVLPIYLLSPNLPDLPFALAGLRMPENTTFVGCEPGPMLDMLQLDFVEGNEADARVMLEQDGHVLVTEEFRRLKGLGVGDVFELATEEGPVDFIVAGVVRSPGIDVIVATFDMRGQFEQQAAACIFGSANDARNIFKEDRARILAVNLQPGVEREVAVQSLRRSVGRLRANIADVRAIKETITGTFARIMLLATTVAWAAMFVAALGVTNTILASVRSRRWQFGLLRSLGVTRGGLLKLVVAEAALLGVVAVILGLTCGGLIATNGRRVTQMVIGFVPPLSFPWELIAIGIGVVMAVSVFAAMIPAIRVARADPLGLLQGGRSAS